One Chryseobacterium indoltheticum DNA segment encodes these proteins:
- the cas1 gene encoding type II CRISPR-associated endonuclease Cas1 has translation MITRSIYIGNPTYLKLKDNQMKILCPETKIEKGSVPVEDLGLLMLDHFQITISHQLIQKMMGNNVVVVSCDSHHLPHGIMLPLYGHSEHSDRVKDQLEASEPLKKQLWKQTIECKIENQKEVLRRLGNYYEPMIEYQNNVKSGDITNMEGIAAQHYWKYLISLDFLRQRFGDSPNQFFNFGYAVLRSIVARAIVETGLLPVLGIFHKNKYNPYCLADDLMEPYRPFVDLLVMQWLEIHPETEELTKEFKAHILQIATKDVRIDDKTRPLLISVKTTATSLYKCYTGEKRMISYPELQ, from the coding sequence ATGATAACCCGTTCCATCTACATCGGCAATCCCACCTATCTGAAACTCAAAGACAATCAGATGAAAATCCTTTGTCCGGAAACTAAAATCGAAAAGGGGAGTGTGCCGGTGGAAGATTTGGGATTATTGATGTTAGACCATTTCCAGATTACGATTTCCCATCAACTGATTCAGAAAATGATGGGAAATAATGTTGTAGTAGTAAGTTGCGATTCCCATCATTTGCCACACGGAATTATGCTTCCATTGTATGGACATTCAGAACATTCGGATAGGGTAAAAGACCAATTAGAAGCGAGTGAACCGCTCAAAAAGCAACTCTGGAAACAAACTATCGAATGTAAAATTGAGAACCAAAAAGAAGTTCTCCGGCGATTAGGAAACTATTACGAACCGATGATTGAGTATCAAAACAATGTTAAAAGCGGTGATATTACCAATATGGAAGGCATCGCCGCACAACATTACTGGAAATATCTCATCAGTTTGGATTTCCTGAGACAGCGTTTTGGAGATTCACCCAATCAGTTTTTCAATTTCGGGTATGCCGTTCTAAGAAGTATTGTCGCAAGAGCAATAGTTGAAACAGGATTGCTTCCGGTTCTCGGAATTTTCCATAAAAATAAATACAATCCTTATTGTCTTGCTGATGATTTGATGGAGCCTTACCGCCCATTTGTAGATTTGCTAGTCATGCAATGGCTTGAAATACATCCCGAAACCGAAGAATTAACCAAAGAGTTCAAAGCCCATATCCTCCAAATTGCCACAAAAGATGTTCGGATAGATGATAAAACAAGACCTTTATTAATTTCTGTAAAAACAACTGCAACCTCGCTTTATAAATGCTACACCGGCGAAAAAAGAATGATTTCCTATCCAGAATTACAGTAA
- the cas2 gene encoding CRISPR-associated endonuclease Cas2, which produces MNAERFNAYRIMWVLVLYDLPTETKANMKDANRFRKGLIDDGFTLFQFSMYVRHCPSRENAEVHIKRTKFNLPKAGKVAIMCITDKQFGDIEIFFSRNKEEPPPTFQQLELF; this is translated from the coding sequence ATGAATGCCGAAAGGTTTAACGCTTACAGAATTATGTGGGTTTTAGTATTATACGACTTACCAACGGAGACCAAAGCCAATATGAAAGATGCCAACCGCTTTCGTAAAGGCCTAATTGATGATGGTTTTACATTATTTCAATTTTCCATGTATGTTCGCCATTGCCCAAGTCGCGAAAATGCTGAGGTGCACATTAAGCGCACGAAGTTTAATCTTCCAAAGGCAGGAAAAGTAGCCATCATGTGTATTACCGATAAGCAATTTGGCGACATAGAAATATTCTTTTCCAGAAATAAAGAAGAACCGCCGCCCACCTTCCAACAACTCGAATTATTCTAA
- a CDS encoding DUF1294 domain-containing protein yields the protein MIYFLVVSNILTFIVFGADKWYAKKSKRRVSELFLLSLTFLGGTLGALLAMMIFRHKTSKKSFILKLLIVIFVQLIIFGIMKNSKINFNIF from the coding sequence ATGATTTACTTTCTTGTGGTGTCAAATATTTTGACTTTTATAGTTTTCGGAGCAGATAAATGGTATGCCAAAAAAAGCAAAAGAAGAGTTTCAGAACTATTTCTTCTGAGTTTGACTTTTTTAGGAGGTACTTTGGGAGCATTGTTAGCGATGATGATTTTTAGACATAAAACATCAAAAAAATCTTTTATTCTTAAACTTCTTATCGTAATTTTTGTTCAGCTAATTATATTTGGAATAATGAAGAATTCTAAAATAAATTTTAACATTTTTTAA
- a CDS encoding type 1 glutamine amidotransferase domain-containing protein has translation MSKKIAILATNGFEESELKSPKEHLEQQGWTAHIISPKSGTIKAWAEKDWGKEYNVDKTISESSASDYDALVLPGGVINPDQLRTNDEALNFVKDFFTQHKPVAAICHGPQILINAEAVQGRKLTSVNSISKDLKNAGAVWEDSEVVVDNGLVTSRTPEDLPAFNAKLVEEINEGKHEDQNL, from the coding sequence ATGTCAAAGAAAATTGCAATTCTAGCAACAAACGGATTTGAGGAAAGTGAATTGAAATCTCCAAAAGAACATTTGGAACAACAGGGTTGGACGGCTCATATTATTAGTCCAAAATCTGGTACCATAAAAGCATGGGCAGAAAAAGATTGGGGAAAAGAATACAATGTTGATAAAACAATTAGTGAATCGAGCGCATCAGATTATGATGCTTTGGTTCTGCCTGGAGGTGTAATCAATCCCGATCAATTGAGAACTAATGATGAAGCGCTTAATTTTGTAAAGGACTTTTTTACTCAGCATAAACCGGTTGCAGCAATTTGCCATGGCCCACAGATCCTTATTAATGCTGAAGCAGTACAAGGCAGAAAATTGACATCCGTAAATTCTATCAGTAAAGATTTGAAAAACGCTGGTGCCGTTTGGGAAGACAGTGAAGTAGTGGTAGATAACGGTTTGGTGACAAGCCGTACTCCGGAAGATTTGCCGGCATTTAATGCTAAATTGGTTGAAGAAATCAATGAAGGTAAACACGAAGATCAGAATTTATAA
- the typA gene encoding translational GTPase TypA, with amino-acid sequence MQNIRNIAIIAHVDHGKTTLVDKIIHATNIFRENQESGELIMDNNDLERERGITILSKNISVTYKDVKINVIDTPGHADFGGEVERVLKMADGVILLVDAFEGPMPQTRFVLQKALELGLRPLVVINKVDKPNCRPEEVHDQVFDLFFNLEATEEQLDFPTFYGSSKQGWFNTSLEQTDNIFPLLDGILQYVPEPKIEEGNLQMQIVSLDFSSFLGRIAIGKVIRGEIKESQWIGLAQADGKVLKGKVKELYVFEGLGKKKVTEVKAGDICAVVGFDAFQIGDSFVDLENPEPLPRTAIDEPTLNMTFSINNSPFFGKDGKFVTSNHLKERLTKELEKNLALRVQQTDDANTFLVFGRGILHLSVLIETMRREGYEMTIGQPQVILREIDGEKCEPYESLVVDVPEEYASRVIDLATQRKGDLHIMETKGEMQHMEFEIPSRGLIGLRSQMLTATAGEAIMAHRFTEYKPFKGAIPGRSNGVLISKTQGPATEYSIAKLQDRGKFYVDPGEEIYAGMVIGEQNKPGDLVVNIVEAKQLNNMRASGKDKDTGVAPKILFSLEECMEYIQADEAIEVTPNFIRMRKKILSEEERKRMERGAKA; translated from the coding sequence ATGCAAAACATTAGAAATATTGCGATTATCGCACACGTTGACCACGGTAAGACTACTTTGGTTGATAAGATTATTCATGCTACAAACATTTTCAGAGAAAATCAGGAAAGTGGAGAATTAATAATGGATAACAACGATCTTGAAAGAGAAAGAGGAATTACCATTTTATCAAAAAATATTTCTGTTACTTATAAAGACGTTAAAATCAACGTTATCGATACTCCTGGTCACGCCGATTTTGGTGGTGAGGTAGAGAGAGTTTTAAAAATGGCAGATGGTGTTATCTTATTGGTAGATGCATTCGAAGGACCTATGCCTCAGACTAGATTCGTTTTGCAGAAAGCATTAGAATTAGGTCTTAGACCATTAGTGGTTATCAATAAAGTCGACAAACCAAACTGTCGTCCTGAAGAGGTTCACGATCAGGTATTTGATTTGTTCTTCAACCTTGAAGCTACAGAAGAGCAGTTGGATTTCCCAACGTTCTACGGTTCTTCAAAACAAGGATGGTTCAATACTTCATTAGAGCAAACTGACAATATTTTCCCATTATTAGATGGTATTTTACAATACGTTCCTGAGCCTAAAATTGAGGAAGGTAACTTACAAATGCAAATCGTTTCTCTAGATTTCTCTTCTTTCTTAGGAAGAATTGCAATCGGAAAAGTGATCAGAGGAGAAATTAAAGAATCTCAATGGATCGGTCTGGCGCAAGCGGACGGAAAAGTTTTAAAAGGAAAAGTAAAAGAATTATACGTTTTTGAAGGTCTTGGAAAGAAAAAAGTAACTGAAGTAAAAGCTGGAGATATCTGTGCTGTAGTAGGTTTTGATGCTTTTCAGATTGGAGATTCTTTCGTAGATCTTGAAAATCCTGAGCCATTGCCAAGAACTGCAATTGATGAGCCTACGTTGAACATGACGTTCTCGATCAACAATTCACCTTTCTTCGGTAAAGACGGTAAATTTGTAACTTCAAATCACCTGAAAGAAAGATTAACTAAAGAATTAGAGAAAAACCTTGCATTAAGAGTTCAGCAGACTGATGATGCAAACACTTTCTTAGTATTCGGTAGAGGTATTCTTCACTTGTCAGTTTTAATTGAAACAATGAGAAGAGAAGGATATGAAATGACTATCGGTCAGCCACAGGTTATCTTGAGAGAAATCGACGGAGAAAAATGTGAGCCTTACGAATCTTTGGTTGTTGACGTTCCTGAAGAATATGCTTCAAGAGTAATCGACTTGGCTACTCAGAGAAAAGGTGACCTTCACATTATGGAAACTAAAGGTGAAATGCAGCACATGGAATTCGAAATTCCTTCAAGAGGTTTGATCGGATTGCGTTCTCAGATGTTGACAGCTACTGCAGGTGAAGCTATTATGGCACACCGTTTCACAGAATACAAGCCTTTCAAAGGTGCGATTCCTGGAAGAAGTAACGGTGTATTGATTTCTAAAACTCAAGGTCCGGCTACAGAATATTCTATTGCTAAATTACAGGATAGAGGTAAGTTCTATGTTGATCCGGGCGAGGAGATCTATGCAGGTATGGTTATCGGTGAGCAAAACAAGCCGGGTGACTTAGTGGTAAACATCGTTGAAGCAAAACAATTGAATAACATGCGTGCTTCTGGAAAAGATAAAGATACAGGAGTTGCTCCAAAAATCTTATTCTCTCTTGAAGAATGTATGGAATATATCCAGGCTGATGAAGCAATCGAGGTAACTCCAAACTTCATCCGTATGAGAAAGAAAATCCTTTCTGAAGAAGAAAGAAAAAGAATGGAAAGAGGAGCGAAAGCATAA
- a CDS encoding glycoside hydrolase family 10 protein, with protein MKISKIKLVCILGIFASFSTSCAVRENTPKVKNKVSNNNTRTPNPKLVPPIAAIPVNEEFRVNLPAIKREFRGVWIASVANINWPSRNNLSVDQQKAEAISMLNMLQENNFNAVIFQARPSADALYTSELEPWSYFLTGKTGEPPYPNYDPLQFWIEEAHKRGMELHVWLNPYRAHHSNGGAVSNQSMVNKLSDITIKLKNGMYWFDPANPKTQGHVSNVVKDLVKRYDLDAIHFDDYFYPYATYNRGVDFPDHESWRIYQSSGGTLSRPDWRRDQVNKFVERIYKEIHAEKNYVKFGISPFGIWKPGYPEGVVGSSQYDELFADAKLWLNKGWVDYFSPQLYWPIDSKGQAFASLLNWWKSENTMNRHLWPGLNTVEVKVSDRPGEIKNQVELSRQILKDDAGEIHWSIAGLTKSSNMLPTLKNGPYKDKALTPKSPWIKMAPLEKPTLFINDNGSSVQTSWSTKNIGNVFHWVLFTQYNGVWESEILTLDNLSKEIPKFKDGKSLNAIAIKAIDRLGNESDYMAKKVK; from the coding sequence ATGAAAATCTCTAAAATAAAATTAGTCTGCATATTGGGTATATTTGCTTCTTTCAGTACTTCGTGCGCTGTAAGAGAAAATACTCCGAAAGTAAAAAATAAAGTTTCAAATAATAATACTAGAACTCCAAATCCCAAATTAGTTCCGCCAATCGCAGCGATTCCTGTAAATGAAGAATTTAGAGTGAATCTTCCAGCGATCAAAAGAGAATTTCGTGGCGTTTGGATTGCGAGTGTTGCCAATATCAACTGGCCATCAAGAAATAATCTCTCTGTAGATCAGCAAAAAGCGGAAGCGATCAGTATGTTGAATATGCTTCAGGAAAATAATTTTAATGCAGTGATTTTTCAGGCACGTCCTTCTGCAGATGCTTTGTATACAAGCGAATTGGAACCTTGGTCTTATTTTCTGACCGGAAAAACGGGCGAACCCCCATATCCAAATTACGATCCGTTGCAGTTTTGGATTGAAGAAGCTCATAAAAGAGGGATGGAGCTGCATGTTTGGCTGAATCCTTACAGAGCGCATCATTCTAATGGGGGAGCGGTTTCTAACCAATCAATGGTCAATAAACTTTCGGATATTACCATTAAATTGAAAAACGGAATGTATTGGTTTGATCCCGCCAATCCGAAAACTCAGGGACATGTTTCGAATGTTGTAAAAGATTTGGTGAAAAGATATGATTTGGATGCGATACATTTTGATGACTATTTTTATCCATATGCAACCTACAACAGAGGTGTAGATTTTCCGGATCACGAAAGCTGGAGAATCTATCAAAGTTCAGGTGGAACACTTTCGAGACCAGATTGGAGAAGAGATCAGGTCAATAAATTTGTAGAAAGAATTTATAAAGAAATCCACGCTGAAAAAAATTATGTAAAATTCGGAATCAGCCCGTTTGGAATCTGGAAACCGGGTTATCCGGAAGGAGTTGTAGGTTCTTCGCAATATGACGAGTTATTTGCTGATGCTAAATTATGGTTAAATAAAGGCTGGGTAGATTATTTCTCTCCACAGCTGTATTGGCCGATAGATTCAAAAGGACAAGCGTTTGCTTCTCTGTTAAATTGGTGGAAATCTGAAAATACAATGAACCGCCATCTTTGGCCGGGCTTAAATACAGTTGAAGTGAAAGTTTCCGACAGACCGGGTGAAATTAAAAATCAGGTGGAATTGTCAAGGCAGATTTTAAAGGATGATGCAGGAGAAATACATTGGAGTATTGCGGGTTTAACGAAAAGTTCAAATATGCTTCCAACCTTAAAAAACGGACCTTATAAAGACAAAGCTCTGACTCCGAAAAGCCCGTGGATAAAAATGGCTCCTTTAGAAAAACCAACGCTATTCATCAATGATAACGGAAGTTCTGTACAAACAAGCTGGAGCACAAAAAATATAGGTAATGTTTTTCACTGGGTACTTTTTACGCAATATAACGGAGTTTGGGAATCAGAAATACTTACTTTAGATAACCTTTCAAAAGAAATTCCTAAGTTTAAAGATGGTAAAAGTTTAAATGCAATTGCAATAAAAGCGATTGATCGTTTAGGAAATGAAAGCGATTATATGGCGAAGAAAGTGAAGTAA